GGTGACCGGCGCGGTGTGGTGGTAAGTGCGGGCGCCACTGGCAGCGCCGACGTAGCCGCCGAGCAGGCCGATATCCAGGTACCAGGAGCGCGGATCCTTGATGCGCCGCTCAAAGGCGCGGTCCGAGACAGTGAACGGCGAAAGCCCCGGCGGAACGCCCAGGCACTTTTGCGTTCCGGCATATCCGACGTCGATCCCCCAGTCGTCTGCCCGGAGTTCCAGTCCGCCGATGGACGTCACGGCGTCGGTGATCAGCAGGGCGTCGCCCTTGCCTGCGCCCAGCGCAGCGATGTCAGAGAGAACGCCAACGGAGGTCTCGGCATGGACCGCCGCGATCACTTTCGGGTTGGGATGCGCAGCCAGCACACGCTCTGCGTCAACGGGCTTGCCCCATTCGTGATCCACCCGAACCACAGTGGCCCCGCAACGCCGCGCCACCTCGCACATGCGCGCCCCAAATAGTCCGTTGACAGCGATCACTGCCACGTCGCCGTCGGACACGGTGTTCACGAAAGCGGCCTCCATGCCGCCCGAACCTGTGGCACTCAGGGGGAGCGTGCGCGCGTTCGCAGTACCCCAGACCGTCCGTAGCCCCTGGCACGTCCGGTCCAGGCGTTGAATGAAGACCGGATCCAAATGGCCGAGCACTGGATATGCCATCGCGGCCATGGCTTCGGGGTAGCAATTGCTCGGGCCGGGGCCGAACAGGAACCTGGACGTCAGTATGTCTGGCATGTGCGAAACTCCTTCAGCTGGTCCTCGTCATTCTGCCCCAGCGCGGTGGCCGGGGCGAGCCACATCAACTGCCCCAAGCCCA
This window of the Arthrobacter sp. StoSoilB5 genome carries:
- a CDS encoding alanine--glyoxylate aminotransferase family protein, giving the protein MPDILTSRFLFGPGPSNCYPEAMAAMAYPVLGHLDPVFIQRLDRTCQGLRTVWGTANARTLPLSATGSGGMEAAFVNTVSDGDVAVIAVNGLFGARMCEVARRCGATVVRVDHEWGKPVDAERVLAAHPNPKVIAAVHAETSVGVLSDIAALGAGKGDALLITDAVTSIGGLELRADDWGIDVGYAGTQKCLGVPPGLSPFTVSDRAFERRIKDPRSWYLDIGLLGGYVGAASGARTYHHTAPVTMIAGLEAALDRILAEGLDVVQARHRAAGAALQSGLQEMGLELFAAEGARLPSLTTVKVPDGVNSAAVRAYLLENFSMEIGSGVGEYADTVWRIGMMGPNANRASVTLVLGALKEAIDKA